The Pempheris klunzingeri isolate RE-2024b chromosome 1, fPemKlu1.hap1, whole genome shotgun sequence genome includes a region encoding these proteins:
- the LOC139202424 gene encoding ribonuclease P protein subunit p25-like — protein MFTGCGLVSGQDRYLSRDAARPHPGLEVDRPIQMENGVAPGTFSVHQGQTHSGAGQPAALNSISSPLKPTPLPAPPPALKLGQEGFKKVCRTEEDGPCPFPGLASGVLEMRVKEGSKIRNLMGFAMARMQGEKGVSGGGVSGGGGLRQVVFTGSGRAVTKTITCAEIMKRKVGCLHQLTKLRYKVVKEVWESAEGGASEMTVHRTVPSISILLSKDPLDPQEPGYQPPETLSALWEEREGAEAASQAACKRALGPLPYSGFPRCKRVCLGDGVSVQPPR, from the coding sequence ATGTTCACAGGGTGTGGACTGGTCAGTGGCCAGGACCGGTACCTCAGCAGGGACGCTGCGAGGCCCCACCCAGGACTAGAGGTGGACAGACCCATCCAGATGGAGAACGGCGTGGCCCCCGGGACCTTCTCCGTCCACCAGGGCCAAACTCACAGCGGCGCCGGCCAGCCGGCGGCACTGAACAGCATTTCCAGCCCGCTGAAGCCGACACCACTGCCGGCCCCCCCACCTGCACTCAAACTCGGGCAAGAAGGGTTCAAGAAGGTCTGCCGGACCGAGGAGGACGGCCCCTGTCCCTTCCCAGGACTGGCCTCGGGGGTGCTGGAAATGCGCGTGAAGGAGGGAAGTAAGATCCGCAACCTAATGGGATTTGCCATGGCACGGATGCAGGGGGAGAAGGGTGTCAGCGGGGGAGGTGTGAGCGGCGGCGGCGGGCTCAGGCAGGTGGTGTTCACGGGGTCGGGCCGCGCCGTCACAAAGACCATCACCTGTGCGGAGATCATGAAACGAAAGGTGGGCTGTCTGCACCAGCTGACCAAGCTGCGGTACAAGGTGGTCAAAGAGGTGTGGGAGAGCGCTGAAGGGGGGGCGTCTGAGATGACGGTGCACAGGACTGTGCCGTCCATCAGCATCCTTCTTTCCAAAGACCCGCTGGATCCCCAGGAACCGGGCTATCAGCCCCCAGAGACcctcagtgcattgtgggaggagagagagggggcggAAGCTGCCTCGCAGGCGGCGTGTAAGAGAGCTCTCGGACCTCTGCCGTACAGCGGTTTCCCCCGCTGTAAGAGAGTGTGTCTGGGGGACGGAGTCTCCGTCCAACCCCCCCGCTGA